AGCCACGCCCCCGGTCTGCTAACTTCCGCGAAGTGCTCTTGCAGACCGCCTCAGCCTCCGTAGCCCCGCCCACTAGGGAAAGAGCCCCGCAGTGTCCCGCTATGAAGCCACCGCAGAGACGGCGGAGGGTCCCAGCACGCTACGTAGGTGAAGCTACGGGCCCCACCGCTTGGAGCCCCCGCGAGATGCGGCATCTACTGAGACTACTTCAGGCTCGGCGGGGCCAGCCGGAGCCAGACGCCGCGGAGCTGGCCCAGGAGCTGCGAGGCCGCAGCGAGGCCGAGGTGAAGCCCTGGTGCTGGGGGCGGGGCCGGGGCCGGGGAGCGGGACGGCCGTGCTAAGGTGGAGCTGGCCGGGTGGGTGGACCGTCGCGGATCTCAGCGGCGCGCGGGATTTGCGTGCAAGATGGAGTTCAGGGCGGGGGTGTGGGTGGAATTTGAGGAGGGGGTCATGGAGGTGACCAAGGAATACTGACTGATCAGGGGCGGGTGACAGTGAGGTTTAGAGTGAGGCTAAACTCTGGTAAAGCTGCGGCGCAGTGGGTGGGAGGAGTTCGGGGGCGGGGCTGCGATGGCGTGCTGCCCGACTGCGGGTCTGTGAGTGAATATGGCAAGTGGAGCATGAAGAGGTGGTATGTGAGTGGGAAAGCCTGGGAGTGGGGCGTTACGACTGGGTGGAGTGAGTCTGTGGGTAAGGCTGTGGAGAGTTGTGAGGCTGTAGAGTGTGGGCGGGAAACGTCGGCGTGCTAAgcgtaggggagtggaggtgagTGGAAGAGAGGGTGGGGCGTGGATTAAGGCAGAGTTGGTAGCCCGGTGTGTGACAtacacctctaatcctagcacctgggatcCTTTCATTGGTGgacctctttgagttcaaggccagcccaacctacatagttccaggacagcaaatgctgtcttaaaaaaaaatatcagcaataacaacaaaaaaagttaatTTGAGTACAACCAAAGTGAGAATCTACAAAATGGAGTGGAGTGGAAGTGAACAGATTAGTTCTCATTATAAGAGCAAACAATGGCTCCAGGAAGGAACAAGAATAGGCCTAGCTTTTACATCTTCATTAGGTAGCTTGGTCACACACTGGGGCCTTGGCTCAAGTCCCAGCAGTTCTGGGAATGCACAACGCTGGACTAGTCCAGGAGAGGGAGCAGTAGCAGGGCCTGAGAACAGCAAGGTGGTAGACTTTGGTCTTGCCTCTGTTTCTGAGCTCACAGCCTGTCTTCCTCCCCAGATCTGTCGCTTTATCCAGCAGCTCAAGGGCCGGGTGGTTCGAGAGGCCATTCAGAAGATGCAGCCAGGTGGCAGAGAGGGGCCAAGGCATCAAGGAACACCGCTCCCAGCCCCGgtagaggtgaggcaggagggcaAGGTGGGGGATGGCCAAGGCTGGCTTCTTAGGGAGGGAGGATAACCTGGTCAGAGGAATACAAGAAAGAGCAAAACTTGGGACCCCTGGGGGCTTGTCCCTAGACTGACCATGTACCAACTGGCTTCACCCAGGTATGGATGGATCTTGCTGAGAAACTAACAGGCCCAATGGAGGAAGCCCTGACTGCAGCTTTCTCCCAGGTAAGCCCATTCCCTTGGCAAGTCCAAGGGTGTTTATTAATAGGGTACCAGGATGCCCTATACATCAATAACCCAGGGGTAGAGAGCCACTGGGTTTAGTCAGGCAGTGGTATTGTATATAATCTCCAAATTTGAAGGAGTAGAGAATTGCCAGGCCCCTCCTAACACtacccaaaaagaaaagaaagaaatgtagatCTGGTACAAAGTCAGTAACTCCAGCCAGGCACTGACACTTGAGCCATAGTGTCTATGGCCATCTCTTGTGTGGATCACCTTCAGAGCGTGCAGAGGCAGAGGGTCCATTCTAGGTCTAGCAGTGGAAGATGAAAGACTTCCTCCCGTCCTGCCCTGACGGCTCTTCCCCATTAGGTGCTCACCATTGCTGCTGCAGAACCCCTCAGCCTCCTGCACTCCAGGCCAGGCAAGCCCACAAAGGCCCGTGGAAAGGCACTGGTGTTCTTGAGCAACCAAGATGGGCAGAAGGATCCTGCATCTGAAGGTTCTGGGCCTGTCCCCATGACTGCTGCTGACCCTACTCGTGAGGCTTCTGTCTCTGACCCTAAGGCCTCTGGAGCCAACCCTGAGACCTCTGGCCTTGCCTCAGAGGTCACTGTCCCTGACCCTGATGCCCCAACCAAGTCCCTGGCTGGATCCTCCACAGAGAGAGACCTTGCTGTGGACTTTGAGAAGATCTACAAatacctttccttctcctccagaGGTGGCCATGGCCCTGAGCTCTCAGCAGCTGGTAAGAGCTACTAGGGAGGAGAGGGCTATACTGTGTTTGTGTTGCGAGGGGGTTGTCTGGGGGATGTTAAAACCTGTCCTCtcattcttctcctttccttctaccAGAGTCAGCTGTGGTCCTTAACCTGCTCATGGCACTTCCAGAGGAACTGTCCCACCTGCCTTGCACGGCCCTGCTGGAACATATGACCAAAACATATGCTCAACTGATGGCTCCCCAGACCGCTCTCCCTGGAGAGAAGAGGCCCaggcctgggactgaagatggaGGGACTGGCTCCACAGGGCCAGAGGAGCCTGACCAAGCTAGTCCTCAAGCTTCTGAGCCCATAGAGCCGAGGCTGGCCTGGAAAGCAGTTGGGATCTGCCCACTGAACCCGTTCCTGGTACCCCTGGGCCTCGTGAGCCAGGCCCCCAGCCCTTCGAGGTGAAGAGTACAGCAGACGAGATGTGCTGAGTTTTGCCCAGAACATCAGTCCAGCACCACTGGTGTTGGAACTTGATTGTGGACTTCCTGACACAGTGTTCAGCCATAGGCTAAGCCTTCAGATGCTGTATACACCAGCAGCCTTAGAAAGTGAAGCACAATTGTGatgaatgagggctggagagacggaaGGCTCTACACAAAGCAGGATTCCTGCACTGGTAGATTGGGGCAAGTGTCTCTAGCCCACTGTGCCTATTCTCTGCCATAATAGCAGCACATCATTACCCCTTTGTGTGTGGCTCTAGCATCTGGATCCCCCCCAGCACACTCTCCCCACCTCAGTGGACCTCTGGATGGTTCTCTTCACCTTTTCCTGGGGTGTCCTGTAACCCTCAATAAAGCTATCATCTACCTAGCTGTGATTCCCCCTTTGACATAAAGATAAGAGTGGGGGCTCTGAAATGACACAGTTTGGGAGCTGGAGTGAAATGCCAGGGGAGATAGTGCTGTCACTGGCAAAAGCTGGTACCTGGGCTGGTGAAATAGCTTCAGGGGTAAAGCACTTGGTATGAAGCCTGGCATCTGAGATCAAATCCTTGAAGTCATGTAAAGGTGAGGAAGAAAAAAGCCCCTGAAAGTTGTTTGGCCAAACACATGCtatataaacatgcatgtacacCTATATCATGCACTCACAAACTTAATGGCAATTTACAAAGCTGTTTTCTGGAGTGACCTTAATCTGGCATAAGGAGCTCCTTGGTGACCATGTGGATGGTTCTTTGACAAATGTAGATGGAAGAGAAAAGCAGGGCTGGTTCTGTGGGGATGGGTATTAGGGGCAAGTTTTCTATAGATGACTGAAGTTGGCCGTGTGGCCCACTTGATGGAGCAAAGCCCTGGTTCCATGGAGAGGACTGCCAGGGGGACTAGCAGAGAGAGGGCTGGAGGAAGAAGGGAGTGTCTCTTGAAACTGGGGCTGGAACCTTAACCACCCCGAGAAATACAGGGATGAGGGAGGCAGACCTGGAGGAGCTTTAGGATAGTGTGGACTACAGAGCTGCAGGGAGTGGCTGCGGTTATGGTTGAACCCCAAGACCACTTACCCCTTTATGCTGTAGTTCTTTCCACAGAAGCTCCACCTGCTCTGTGGGTATGGAGTACTGCACAGGCCCGGGGAGCTAGGTCTCTTTGGGGAAACAGATGCCCTCCCACCATAGCACCCTCCCCCAAGCCTAACAAGTTGAGAGTAAAATTTCTGTTCTCTGAGCTGTGCCTTCGCATGGCTTTCCTTTTATAGAAAAGCTCAATTCTCCCCACACACGTTGCACACGGCTCCCTGAGGATCTCAACACATCTCCCAGGCAGATTGTGGAGCCAAGCCAGCCCACTCCCTAGTCACAGCCTCACAAAGCCAAACCCACAGCTTCTAAGACACACTGGATGGGGACAAGAGGGACCAGGCTCAGGAGTTTGGGGGTTATAGGTATGGTTTTAGAAAATAACCTCTAGGCTAACTCCCcatagtcccccccccccccgtgtgggGTTGTCTCAACTATaccatgggggaggggctggaggtggTTACTAGCCCCCCACCTCCAAAGCTACTGAAGGGTTGTGTATGAAATTGGGTGTTTGCAGGATTAGGCAGCAGTCAAAGGCAAGAGCAGATGTGGGTTTTGATTCCAGATCAATGGCTTGGGGGCAAGTTATTTTAGCGGCTTGGACTTCCAGTCGTCCCCTGGCTTGTAGAATGGGGG
The Mus musculus strain C57BL/6J chromosome 8, GRCm38.p6 C57BL/6J genome window above contains:
- the Snapc2 gene encoding snRNA-activating protein complex subunit 2, with product MKPPQRRRRVPARYVGEATGPTAWSPREMRHLLRLLQARRGQPEPDAAELAQELRGRSEAEICRFIQQLKGRVVREAIQKMQPGGREGPRHQGTPLPAPVEVWMDLAEKLTGPMEEALTAAFSQVLTIAAAEPLSLLHSRPGKPTKARGKALVFLSNQDGQKDPASEGSGPVPMTAADPTREASVSDPKASGANPETSGLASEVTVPDPDAPTKSLAGSSTERDLAVDFEKIYKYLSFSSRGGHGPELSAAESAVVLNLLMALPEELSHLPCTALLEHMTKTYAQLMAPQTALPGEKRPRPGTEDGGTGSTGPEEPDQASPQASEPIEPRLAWKAVGICPLNPFLVPLGLVSQAPSPSR
- the Snapc2 gene encoding snRNA-activating protein complex subunit 2 isoform X1, whose amino-acid sequence is MQPGGREGPRHQGTPLPAPVEVWMDLAEKLTGPMEEALTAAFSQVLTIAAAEPLSLLHSRPGKPTKARGKALVFLSNQDGQKDPASEGSGPVPMTAADPTREASVSDPKASGANPETSGLASEVTVPDPDAPTKSLAGSSTERDLAVDFEKIYKYLSFSSRGGHGPELSAAESAVVLNLLMALPEELSHLPCTALLEHMTKTYAQLMAPQTALPGEKRPRPGTEDGGTGSTGPEEPDQASPQASEPIEPRLAWKAVGICPLNPFLVPLGLVSQAPSPSR